The genomic DNA GTGAGGAGATGCAagtccattaaaaaaacatttgcttCCAACCAGACTCCTGCAATGAGaacatcagaagaaaagaaagaaaacgcaAGTTAGAGGTTACTTTCCGAATGATGGGCTTCTATGAACGACACTGGCATTTTTCTCAAGTTACCACATACGAAGTAGCGCATATACACGGACTGCAAGCCTGGGAGGGTGCAAGCAAGCAGGCAAGACTGTCCGGGGGCGTCCGGCACTGTGAGCAGCGAGGGAGAGGCTGCAGGAGCTACGgtgagcagaaagagaaagcaggggcaTCTCACTTGGAGGTTAGGGGGAAACAGACAACGAAAAGAGCTCTCAAAGCAGTTTGATTGGAAAGGAGGCTTTGGCTGGAAAAGTACGGAAACTCCAGCATTTCAAGAAAAGCTGCTCTAAGGGAATATGGGGAGTTTAAAGCCTGTTTCAGAAAATCTATTTTGAGCAAGTCCTAGCTTACCTTAAGGGGAGGGGTAAACATCTGGAAACGGGAGGCACAAGGGTTAAGAAAACAAGCAGGTACACGACCAAATCTACTGACTCCAAACACCCAGGAGGCCCTGTCAGGGAGCATGTACTTACACAGGAGactcctatatttttcttttaaagaagccCCGTTTAAAACAGACTCCAGTGTCTACGAGAACACTTGTGGAGGCACACGTGCAAAGAGCCAGGGATGTTCTAAGCTGTACTAAAGGGATTTTAAGTCTTTACCCAGGTGACAGCTCTGAGTGAGGGACCAAGAAGCATCCTGATACCAAGCAAGAGTGATCTGGCCAGGCCCCAACAGAAAGCAAGGAATGGAAGTAAAAGAATCGGCAGTTACCATCCAAGAAACCCAAAAGCACAAGTAAGAACTTCTGCCCAACAGTAAGGTACTGCTAAGCTACTTGCCACATCGCTACCAAACTTATAAGGTCCCTAGTACGTTCAACTCTGTTCCAATGCTGCAGTACCAgtaagtggggggtggggtgggggggcgggtgagAGGTAGCTGGATCAATCTGACCATATAAGACAAAATTAATCACTAACAGGAAAAAGGGAGATTAAATTTGGGCTTAGGGTGTCTACTAATGGCCAAACCAGCAACACAGCCTCCACACAAATGCTCCCTCTTTATGTATGCACTTCTGTGACCTAGAGGGGCTATCCGAGAAAAACACATCCACAAGCTACCTGATCCTTCTACGTTCTGAAATGGCACTATCTCGGCTTGGGATCTTCAGAATCTGTTACAGAAGCCTCTGTTTTCCGGTTTCTCTAAATACCTGTGCTGGCAGATGTCTGTCTCATTTTCtatatgggaaaactgaagccctCAGTGCCTTCTCCATTTCTCACCATTGGGGTTTCTGAATCTCTGCATCGGATCAAAACTGAACACAATGTTTAGTTTTCACTGGACCAGGAGGATGGGAACGAGGTGAGAATGACCATCTTAAATAGGATAATAGCCCCAAATAATGAGCCAATAGCCAAGAACTACAGGAAGTTGAAGCCAAAGCCACAGATTACCTAAGAATATCCTCAAATTCCAAAGCATATACCTGTATACCCCAAAAGAGATGTAATTTGGGAATTGTCCCTACAAAGCAAAACATGAAGGATAACTAGTACATCAGGAGACGTAAACTGTAGCACCCAATTCTTAGAGGGTATGGTTACATCTGCTGGTAATGTTTGGATGCAGGCAGAAGCCAAAGTGGGCCAATCAGACTTCGTGCCCCAGTGCTGGTGTCCATCCTGAGGAAGGATGGAGAAAAAAGGTTGCTGTTGAATTGCTGCCTCTAGACAGAAGACACCTTTTGCTCTCAGGAAACACCTGTCTATACAATATAAACACTATTCTTTTCTAACTAAAAGGTGTTGTACATAGAACCTGCAAGGTTCTCCAGATATATGGGCCCATGTACATCTCCCCAACATGAGACCTCCTACGTCACAACTTGGCGACTGCAGATAGAACGAAGAGTCCTTAGGATGAGGATGTGAGAAACTGACATTTTTGGGGTGTCTCAATCAGTTCTTTGGACTAGTTATTCGGAGGGAATAACCAACGTATCTAAGGGGTAAAAAATGGGGAACTGGAAAACCCATCGCAGAGTTCCTTTTCCTTGTCTTGTCATAGGCCTGCACAGGCCAAATGACTTTTCTGGGTACTGGGTTAAGGGATTCTTCAGTTATCCAAATGGAATCACCCTCCTCATGGAAGAAacagtcccattttacaggtgggagaAATGAAGCAAAAGGACAGCTAAAGTCTCAGGTTCAGATGTTCAGTCCCCAAAGTACTAATTATCAGTGGACCTCACAAGTTCTCTATCAAAAGGCTGTGAAAAGCAAAGCCACCAGGAATGGTGACATGCAGGGACATGTTCTAACTGCTGAACCGAAGGTAGCCCCAGAGACTACAATCCATGCTCTGCATGGACAAGTGCCTCCCTCGTCACTGTTCTCCTAGTCTCCACTCTGAAGGACCTACACTGGGAGCAGCAGGATTGGGGAAGGGGGGACACTGGACCCACAGCAACACTAGCAACTGTGCTAGCTCAAACAAGAGAAGGGGGATGCTGCCGCTGCCACCGAAGGGTGAGACAGGGACAAAGGTCTACCCCAATGCCTAGCTCTCCTGCCCACTCTGAGGCCAAATTAGCCAAGAGCTATTAGCAGCTCCACCTCCCCTCAAGTCTGTTTTTCTGGAAGATATATGGGCACCTTCTCAAACTCAACCTGTTgcaaaatctagaaagaagtaTCTGGAACCCACAGCCTAACTGTTGATTTTATGTGGACTACCTTAGATTTCAGTGATCTCAAGCACTCTAAAattttgtggaataaataagTGGTTTAAGAACagagaaggaggggcgcctgggtggctcagtaggttaactgcctgactttggctcaggtcctgatctcatcgttcatgagttcaagccccgcatcgggctctctgctgtcagtgcagagcctgcttcagatcctctctctgcccctctcccacctctcaaaaataaaactaaaaaagaagggAAGCAGTTAAAAAGTTTAACTCTTCATTTCCCACTTATTCGCCTCCTACAAAAGACGACAGAAAAGAATTTCCAGCTCTAACTGCTTAAATTAATGGCAGATAATGCCAAACAACAAAGTAGAAGGCGGCACCACGTAACAGAACTTTCTTGTTAGCAGGTTGTCAGCAGGCCTAACACCACAGTTTCTGTCTACAGTCCCACCATTGCGTGTGAAGCACAGGCACTCTCAGGTAGCGGGAGGCTTTCTTTCCCCTTGTTCATCCAGTCATCCAGCCAGCCACCCCTCAGACACGACAGAACCACTCCTAAGCCTcacctcacccctcctcaccctgtTACTTCAGACCAACCAAACTGGCAAAAAAAACCCAGGACACCTTCGTAACACACTTGACGTGAAACCACAATGTTGAAAAGAGCCCCCCCGTGCCCGgtcacctgggtcactcagtagCCTCCGGGAACCACGAACAGACCACCATCCCAGCCAGAGTCTAGACTACCGTTAAAGGTCTCCACGGAAAGAGAATCAACAATCACTCCTGCCTGCTTATAGACTAGAAACAATCTTCATTGGAAGTATTCTTTCAGTTGGGATTACTAAGCTGGTAGGACATAACTGGGAACTATGgggcccctgcccccttccctcaaGGTCTGTCTGAGAACGAAGACCGAGAAAAAGCAGGGTTGAGACATGCGGAGGAATTAAGTCCTGAGGGCACAGCTggagcccctggatccagcctACCCTTACTCAACTTCTCCATTACCTGAGTTAAAAAGCTCCCCCCACAACTCTTCTGcttttgctttggaaaaaaaaaaaaaaccaaaaaaaaaaaccaaaaaaaaaaacataggactGTCAATGAGATtttccccccccaaaacaaatgtATCCTTCCAGTGAAGTATCCTCCACACTATtacattaaatatgattttttttagatcAGCCTTCTCCGCTGACTAAAGTATCCTGAGtttcaaaatctttttaataGATATTAATTCTTAAAATCATTAATGCTGTGCCTTTTGAAAACTAACAAGAAGGCAATAGTCTTACTTTTTGTCTTGGTCAGTTCTTCTGATTTCTTACTTGCAAGTTTGGTGAGGTGAAAACAGAAGTGGCTATCGTCTATTGAGAACTTGGTATGTGACAAGTCCTGTGAGCGCTAAATGCTCTACATGGACTGTCTCACTGAATTCAACAATTCAGGAGACagttgtttttattatcttcattcccaaatgaggaaactgaagaacaaAGTAATAAGgcccacaggggtgcctgggtggctcaattggttaagcgtcctgtaaaacgtccgactcttggtttcggctcgggtcatgatctcacggttcgggagatCTCAAGCCCCATGCATGGCTCTCCACCAAGTGtgtagcctgtttgggattctctctctccctctctctctcaaaataaataaataaacttaaaaacaacaacaacaggggcgcctgggtggctcagtcggttaagtggccgacttcagctcaggtcatgatctcacggtctgtgagttcgagccccgcgtcaggctctgtgctgacagctcagagcctggagcctgtttcagattctgtgtctccctctctctctgcccctcccctgttcacgctctgtctctgtctcaaaaataaataaacgttaaaacaacaacaacaacaacaacaacaacaacaaagtaataCGGCCTGCAGACACTGTGCTCTCAGCCCAGACGCCATGCTGTCTCCCAGGTACGAGCCTAAGGCAGACAAGACACAGACAAAACCAGCACAATCTCAGGTCCATTTCAGGGTGAGTCTTCTCCAAACGAGCCCCAAATCTGCCCTCCTCAACTTCCGGTTACCTAAGTCAAAAgtcctcccttcccctttatttgctttaaagagagagagcaaaatcTTTGCCGtaagtatttttcctttcacaCAAGGTGTCCCGCAGCCAGGAACAGGGCCTCGTCCCACCTTTCTCAGTGGTGCCGGTCCCGCTCTCTATCCCGGTGTCGCTCATGCTCCCGGTTCCTTTCTTGGAAATAATCATCATGTCGATCTTCGTTATGAAGCAGGTCCCGATGCCTCCTGCTGCTCTCCCGGGACCGGCTAGGTGACCTCTCTCGGGATCGATGTCTTTTCCTATTAGAAAGATCCTTCAGCCTCACTCGGAGGACCTACCACACGCCTTCCAAGAGTGTTGTGTTTCGGTGTCTTCTGGTATTTGTCTGAACCACTTTTCTAGCATGGGCCCAATGTCTGAGGATTTAGCTCTTTGAGGACTCGGCTTTTTTGGGGGAAACAGTAACAGTCAAGTTTGTTGAGATCTTACTGATGTATCAGGCACAGTGCTAAGAGCTTTACATGCTTCTCTCACCTCATCTTTACGACAGGTCGGTACGATAAGTACTACTGttgtcccctttttaaaaatgagaaaaatgaggtttGGAAAGCCGAGTGACTTCCAtactcaaagtcacacaggtaCTTAGAAGCAGAACTGAGATTCAAATCCAAGCACGTATGGCTTCAAAGCCCACGTTCTTAACTATGCCAGTCTATCTTTATTCCTAAATAGCCCACTGCCTCACCCAACACAGGTTCCAGACATCATGTCATTTGTCAACACAGGTGTTTGACTAACTCCTTCCCCTTAAAGACGTTACAGGGCTAGATCTGCTCTTTCAGCCAGGGCCCTGCCAGACCCCCTGGGctcttttcctccccctgccAATCCCTGGAAGAGTGCTACTCAGGGCTGGGAGGCCGCGGAAGCAACCAACAACTCACCTGGATGAGCTCCCGCTGGCACCCACACTGTAGGACTTGGCTTCAATGCCATGAAGACAGTCCTTAAGAGAGGAGATGAGGACACGGCAACGCTCATCATTGGCGACCCGGGACTGTTTGATAACAGCAATGGCTGTGAGCAGCGTCTCAATCGCGTCACTGTAATCCCCTGACAGGGGACGGATGGGAAAGGCCAACGATGAGCAGAGGCAGTAGACTATCGGGACCAAAGGGAGAACTCAGGAGGACACAAATCAAGAGTAACTAGCTGTCCCACAGAACCATGGTAAAATGGGCGAAGCAGAAGTGGCAGGTATAAAGCTGGACGGCACCTATATTCCAATGGTCTGGAATCAGACTGACGTTCTCAGATGTTGCTAGTGGATGTACAAACTGGTGCGTGGTTGTCTGAGGGCGACTGGACGATATCCGTTAAAATAAACAACGTGCATACTTTTCGACCCAgcaattctaaaaatgttctacTTCTCTTCACAAGTATGTATGCTTAACAACGTATGTTTAGGCATTATTTTGTCAAAGAACTAGACACGACTTCAGTAGGGTCTGGCTATATGAATTATGGGACATTGGTTTTATAGAACACTACATAACCGTTAAAAAGCATAAGATAAATCTGTAGGTAAACAGAGTAATCCACATAAAgcgcttagcacagtgccaggcacacagtaagggctcaataaatgttaggtattAGTACATATTGATAGATGTCCAggatgtattaatttttaaaaagttgcaaaacagtattccatttttgtaaaaataaaaattacatgtatgCTGTCCTATAcgcacagaaaaaaaatctgacactAAATTGTAGATGGTCTTGGTGGTAGTCCTTGTATAGAGGACTTTCATTTATTAACAATGCACATTTCTAagtctgaattattttaaatccataatcagatgtgtgtacacatgtgtgtaaCGTGTACCTAACACTTCTACATGTAGTGTGTGTGcgtatacatttttaagttacgCTGCCATCAAGAACCAGCCCCTTCATTCCCCAAATATGAGCAATGCCTGGCTCAGGGATAGTGGTCATGGGCTGGGTACTTGCACGATGCTTTCCCAAGCTAGGTCAAGTGCATTACAGACAGAAGACAACGCGAGGGAAGCATGAAACCAGACAGGGGTCCAATGAGGAGGACTGGTAGCTTCCTCTGTGCAAGGCAGTAAGAACAGAACAGAAGCTGAGGAGGAACTGTGATTCTGTAGAGGTCCAGGCACACCAGGCTGTCCGCTCTACCGGGGTGGggaatttttgcttattttgtaggcattcaataagtatttgtggtTTGAATGACTGGAATGAGAACAACaaaaagggagggagatagagattCAGTTATTGATCATCTCAAAGTGAAGGAGTTGGTAAGGAAGAACAATGATTATTTCCCTTATACTCCTCTGTATATATCTGACTTTAGTTACAATGAGCACTGATtactttctaatttaaaaatcattcagatGTCAATGAAtgttttggggaggaaaaaaaaaaagaaataagaaatatatatatatatatgtatacatatatacatatatatatatatatgtatatatgtatataaaatatttcctgtctTTAATCTACTCTGTGGATTCAAATTTGGCAGCCAGAGATGAGAAATTACAGAAAACAGACAATATTTACTGTTAACCTATTTCTTAGACCTGACGGTCTACATTTACGTCAAATGGGAAACTCACAAGAAGGAAGTGAATATGACTAATATCATAATGTGAAACTCAGACCAGAACTCTATAAAGAACCAAAGATTCCATGCCCGGGGCTCTCAGAGTCACAGCTTCTGGTTCTGCCCACTGATTGCTGACAGCAGGGCCAAAGTCAGCCATTAGGGCATATCCTGTCTTACGATGACACCCAACAGACCTCCTTATTTCTAGGATAGGCTACGTGGAGGCCACCAGTTCTGCCAAGACCCCCGGATATAATGAGATTCCATAACAAACCACATCTAGCTGGGGCATGAGTCCTAAAAACCCAGGGTCTACACTTGGCACTGCAGACACTAGATCCCCTGATCAACCGCTGAGATCTCCACGAGGCCAGGAATTTCATTCTACAACAAATACTATGATGAGGTATTATTAGTCCTTTATGACCTAGGCACGAAGTTTGTTTTCATGGGGCAGGTTTAGGTATAGGTTCAATAAATAACACCAGTGGAGCTTCTGCAAAGCCACAAAATCAGGTTATATATACTGCTTCTCAAAATGTGCCACTCTTGAGACTCTAACAGTGCTCCAACTTTATCTTACTGAACTTCCTGCCAATGGAAATGACAAAACCTGGGAAAACCAAAGGTAAGGAGAAGACAGCAAAGGTAAGGGTGAGTTACCTGCACTGGCTCCAGATACCGCTTTGGAAATGGCACTGCTGGAAATCGCTCTATTTCGCTTCATGATCTCTTCAAATTCTGCTTCGCTCACTGTGGAGGGCGGAGGGCCCGAGTCTCGGCTGCACAGAAAGAACATTTCTGATTGCCCACACCCCTATGATCTTTACCACACCCTACAGTACGATGTCACTTAATCGTGCTCTCCTATAGAACGTCTTAAGTGGTTCTCACCCTGTTCATATTTTATGTGTTCACATTCTCCTCAAGGACAGGACTGACATCGTGTTCTTTTGTAACTTTGGCATGACCCAATAGCACTAGGCATTCCCAGCATCCCTAATAGCCACTTATGGCGCTCAATTTAATCAAGCTCCTTAAAAAGGGATGTGAAAGGCATGGTTTGGGTCAAGAGACTAAGATGCAACCAAAACACCAAATAAAAAACGTTACCTAACAGACGGTTAACTACTTCCCAGGACTCAACACTGTGGCAACAGTTTCCACAAGGGAAAACACAAGAATTCACGCTCACTTACTTCCTCAGGGGAGAACAAAATGCTTAACACATGGTCTACCCTACTATACCTGGCTCAGATCAGAAAGGAACAAGATAGTCCTTACCTGCCATGGTGGTTATAGGGTGCTGAGGCCTTCATGTAAGTATCTGGTGGAGGCCCCACTGTAGCATTTGGTGGGGGGAAGAAGGCTGGATTGAGGTGAAGGGCAGGTGGGATGGCCCCAGGGGGAGGTACAGCCAGATGAGGAGGTAATCGAGGAGGAGGGGGCATGAGATGCTGGTAGTGGatgccaggaggaggaggagggaccccAAAGCTTgaggagagagggggtgggggtggaattgggggtgggggcagacccATCAGGGGGAGGGCTGAAGGAGGGCGATTGAAGTAGGGCAGCACACTGGGGGGCTTATCCACACGGGCAGATGAGGGTACAAGGTTCTCAGAGGGTGTGGCCCGTCCATCAGCAGAATCACTAGAATCCCGGGAATGGGCCCGTGGAGGTATTCCTATGAAGCAAAACAGAACTAACATTACTGCCCAGGCTTTACACATACCCACGGGACCAGCTCATCCTTCAGCAAGAGTCCTCCGACACCACACTGAAGAAGGCGACAGGTAGCTGAGAAAGAAGATGAAATCATCGGCTCCCTTTTCTTTGGCCTCAGAAAAAAAGGCAAGCGAGTTAAGTCATAAACCCAGACAGCACGATCACTCTAGTTCTGTTTGTCAGAGAATGCTCTTTATCCAGAACTCTCAGTGCTTTACACTGAATTTAGCCTCAGATTTCCTTTCAATTTCTAAATGCAGGGTCCTAATTAACCCCCAAGAAAATGACCTGTTCAAGTATGTTCATGACTGTTCCGCTGGATTCAAGCAGACGTGAAATCCCAGGGCCCTTCTCCTTTGGCCAGGACTAGCTGATCTTAGACTAATGTGCTAACATACACTTGAAATTCTCTTTGCCGTGGCACCATGGCCAGGGAAtttgggaaaagggaagggagggcaggggacatAGTTCTTCCAACCATATACTGAAACTAGTCACTGGGACGGGGAACAGACATATACCACAGAAGCCTTGGAGGTCAAGTTGAGAGGTAGGGAGAAAATGGGAGGTAAGCCAAGATAAGATGTGCCCACAGAACGAGCAGAAGGCACACAGCCGAGAGCAGGGACTCCTAGTAAAAGCTTAGTGAAAAACAAGCCTCATACCTGGGGAACTCCCACTATATTTCAGTGGCCCAAACACTGTACCCCACAGGGCAGCCTACCAGGGAACATCACCATAGCACCTTGGTATGGTGTTGTGCACAACAGGGACTCAAACATGCTTGTACGCAGCTGGGAATGGGGTCGTAAACTG from Panthera tigris isolate Pti1 chromosome D1, P.tigris_Pti1_mat1.1, whole genome shotgun sequence includes the following:
- the CPSF7 gene encoding cleavage and polyadenylation specificity factor subunit 7 isoform X1; amino-acid sequence: MSEGVDLIDIYADEEFNQDPEFNNTDQIDLYDDVLTATSQPSDDRSSSTEPPPPVRQEPSPKPNNKSPAILYTYSGLRNRRAAVYVGSFSWWTTDQQLIQVIRSIGVYDVVELKFAENRANGQSKGYAEVVVASENSVHKLLELLPGKVLNGEKVDVRPATRQNLSQFEAQARKRECVRVPRGGIPPRAHSRDSSDSADGRATPSENLVPSSARVDKPPSVLPYFNRPPSALPLMGLPPPPIPPPPPLSSSFGVPPPPPGIHYQHLMPPPPRLPPHLAVPPPGAIPPALHLNPAFFPPPNATVGPPPDTYMKASAPYNHHGSRDSGPPPSTVSEAEFEEIMKRNRAISSSAISKAVSGASAGDYSDAIETLLTAIAVIKQSRVANDERCRVLISSLKDCLHGIEAKSYSVGASGSSSRKRHRSRERSPSRSRESSRRHRDLLHNEDRHDDYFQERNREHERHRDRERDRHH
- the CPSF7 gene encoding cleavage and polyadenylation specificity factor subunit 7 isoform X3, which codes for MSEGVDLIDIYADEEFNQDPEFNNTDQIDLYDDVLTATSQPSDDRSSSTEPPPPVRQEPSPKPNNKSPAILYTYSGLRNRRAAVYVGSFSWWTTDQQLIQVIRSIGVYDVVELKFAENRANGQSKGYAEVVVASENSVHKLLELLPGKVLNGEKVDVRPATRQNLSQFEAQARKRECVRVPRGGIPPRAHSRDSSDSADGRATPSENLVPSSARVDKPPSVLPYFNRPPSALPLMVGPPPDTYMKASAPYNHHGSRDSGPPPSTVSEAEFEEIMKRNRAISSSAISKAVSGASAGDYSDAIETLLTAIAVIKQSRVANDERCRVLISSLKDCLHGIEAKSYSVGASGSSSRKRHRSRERSPSRSRESSRRHRDLLHNEDRHDDYFQERNREHERHRDRERDRHH
- the CPSF7 gene encoding cleavage and polyadenylation specificity factor subunit 7 isoform X2, whose translation is MSEGVDLIDIYADEEFNQDPEFNNTDQIDLYDDVLTATSQPSDDRSSSTEPPPPVRQEPSPKPNNKSPAILYTYSGLRNRRAAVYVGSFSWWTTDQQLIQVIRSIGVYDVVELKFAENRANGQSKGYAEVVVASENSVHKLLELLPGKVLNGEKVDVRPATRQNLSQFEAQARKRIPPRAHSRDSSDSADGRATPSENLVPSSARVDKPPSVLPYFNRPPSALPLMGLPPPPIPPPPPLSSSFGVPPPPPGIHYQHLMPPPPRLPPHLAVPPPGAIPPALHLNPAFFPPPNATVGPPPDTYMKASAPYNHHGSRDSGPPPSTVSEAEFEEIMKRNRAISSSAISKAVSGASAGDYSDAIETLLTAIAVIKQSRVANDERCRVLISSLKDCLHGIEAKSYSVGASGSSSRKRHRSRERSPSRSRESSRRHRDLLHNEDRHDDYFQERNREHERHRDRERDRHH